One Comamonas odontotermitis genomic window, GAATCTGCTGGCTGTCGACTGCGCGGACTGCAACGTAGTAGTTGCCGTCTTCAACGCCGGGAAATTTGGCCAGCGGCGTATTGAAGCGTTGGCTGCGTACCACCTGCCGCATGTCGGCATCGTGCGCCAGTTTGACCTGGTACTGACGGGCTTGCTCCACGGGGCTGAGCTGGATGGTCAGAAAGTCGGCGTCCTCAAACACCGGCGGGTTGCCTTGCAGGCTGGGCGCTGCGAGCTGATCCACGATGGACCCCACACGACCATTGTTCTGCACGGCGATGCCCCGGCCGGCCGTGACCGAGGTTTCGCGTGCTGCGGCACTACCGGCCACCACGACCACACCGTGGTCAACTGCGGTGACGGCCTCGCCGGAATCGGAGACGCTGACTGAGAACACGGTGCCGCGCACACTGGTGGTCGCCATGGGCGTCTTGATCTCGAACTTGCGCTTGCGGCGCTGCTCAATAGCGGGGGTGACCTGCGACTCGATACCGCCTTTGTGCAGGTCCACCACGGACTGCTGCTCCTGTGTGCGCTGGTTCTTGCGCATTTCGCTGAGTTTCAGCTCCGATTTCTCGTTGATGCGGACCGAACTGCCATCGGCAAACTTCAGCGTGACAAAGCTGCCGGGCGCCACTTTCAGTTCATCACCTTCGGTCAGTACGGCTCCCTGGATGAGCCTCTGCCAATTGGCGCCACCGGCCATGTGGGGGGAGCGCAACTGGGCATCGCCTTGCACATACTCGGCAACGGCGTTCTGGTATCCCACCAACCGTGCAGGAATGACGATGGTCGAGCCGACCGGCAGACGGGTTGGATACCTGACCTGATTGAGTTCACCGAGCGCGCGCCACTGCTGCGGATCCTTGAGGTAGCGCTTGGCCACATCTTCCAGGGTGTCACCGGGCTGCACCCGGTGCTGGATATCCGGCAGCTGATCGGCTGAGGCAGCACTGGCCACGCATGGCAGCAGCACTCCCAAGGCAATCAGCAGCGAAACAGGCAGCGTTACGTGCAGGTTTACAAACATCAAAAATCCTTTTGTACCGCAAACATGCGGTGCGTATTTGCCAGCGTCATAGCGGCAAGACGGCCAACGCACCCCTAGGGGTGGGTTGGCCGGCAGGCGTATATGGCTTGGCAGCTCAATTCGGCGGCACGGCCTCAGCCTGCGGCTTGACCGCTTCAAAACGGTAACCTACACCGTAGACAGCATTGATCACGTAACCATTTTCCGGTCGCAGATCAAGCAGCGTGCGCAGGCGCGATACATGGGTGTCCAGCGAGCGGGAGATCACATCCGAGTTCTGGCCCCAGATGATTTCGCGCAGATGGTCGCGTGAGAGCAGGCGTCCCATGTTCTGGAACAGGAACAGCGCCAGATCGTACTCGCGGTTTTTCAGCTCCACCTGTTTGCCATCGACTTCAAGCGTGCGTGAATCCGACATGAAGCGGTAACGGCCAAACTCCATGGTGCCCTTGGTG contains:
- a CDS encoding FecR domain-containing protein, with translation MFVNLHVTLPVSLLIALGVLLPCVASAASADQLPDIQHRVQPGDTLEDVAKRYLKDPQQWRALGELNQVRYPTRLPVGSTIVIPARLVGYQNAVAEYVQGDAQLRSPHMAGGANWQRLIQGAVLTEGDELKVAPGSFVTLKFADGSSVRINEKSELKLSEMRKNQRTQEQQSVVDLHKGGIESQVTPAIEQRRKRKFEIKTPMATTSVRGTVFSVSVSDSGEAVTAVDHGVVVVAGSAAARETSVTAGRGIAVQNNGRVGSIVDQLAAPSLQGNPPVFEDADFLTIQLSPVEQARQYQVKLAHDADMRQVVRSQRFNTPLAKFPGVEDGNYYVAVRAVDSQQIPGRPHVEAIKVKATPVPPLYSNPAPGGLIGISDGTLTCTEGGKGVIGYRIQVAASTDFTQPLADSGVVTECQTTIGKLAAGNYYWRAASVRKAADGSLDQGPFSKPQAFKAGTNPASLSADALSPGEMDMPNQLQLFWTGEPGQKYNLQLARNEQFDAPLSTVQLDQPRWVSDELAPGDYFVRIQVLDPSGLQSRYSAARKLTVESAITTGYGSMLKSDDGRPVQSPR